DNA from Polaribacter sp. NJDZ03:
TAAAGTAGTTTCTGAGTCTATTTAATTAGTAAAAGGAAACCCTAATGAAACAATATTTGATATAACCAATATTGAATCTACTTTTCATATTCCTTTAGGGATGGAGAGTGAAGGTGTCGTTAAAAATAGTATTGTTATAACTCCAAGTATTTTATATTATTCTGGAGGTATTTTAGATGGTTATTTTTAATGTCTTCATATTAGGCTTAATAGACAAAAAGGAAAAGTATTAAACGTAATTAAAGATAGGCAAATAGATTTATGTTCTGCAGCCTAACTTTTGGTAACAGAAGTATTAGAAAGAGTGTATGTAAAACGTGGTGTTTTCCATAGAATTAAATTTTGAAAAAATGAAGTATGGTCAGTTAATTATAGAAGAAAATGAGTTTTTAATACTAGAAAAACTCTTAAATTTAAACAAAGTAGTAGAATCAAAAACGGTAAAAAGTCATATTTTAAAACTACAAGAAGAATTAAGAAATGTAACCAAAGTTGTAACGAAAAAAGAAATGCCTTTAGATGTAGTTAGGCTTAATTCTTTAGTTACAGTTTGTTCTTTAGATGGTTTATGGGAGAAAACTTTTGAGTTGGTTGTACCTTCCAAAGGGAACATTTTAGAAAACAAAATATCATTATTGTTACCTATGGGTACTGCAGTTTTAGGGTATGCCAAAGATGATTTAATTTTATGGGATTTTCCAGGAGGCTTAAAAGAATTAAAAGTTTTAGAAGTAATGCAGCCAGAAAGTATAACAAAATAAATAATAATTATGCAGATAAATAATGAACAAACTGAAAATCAAATAATTCAAAAACGTAGTCTAAACGAAGTAAATAGATGGATGTTAGATCTGAATGAAATTTCACAAGAATGTAATGACCTTGAAAGGAATAGTCTAGACGGAGATCTTTTAAATAAAGAAGTTTCTACTATTATTGAGAGTAACAAGAGGATATATCGTACACTTTTACAATATAAAAATGACTTAGATAACCCAACTGAATGTATTGATTTAGCGTGTGATTTATTTTTTTACAAAGAGCATAAAAAAAATAGAAATTTATTTATAGAACATCTTAATGATTATAAAAACTTGAAAAAGGAATATGATTTAATTTAATTATTGTTAAGTTAGTTTTTTTGTAGGTGGCTCCAAATTAGATTTGGAGCTGCCTTTTTTTATTTAAAAAAAACTACAAAACGAATACTTTTAACTTCAGCACTTAGTTTCTTTAGAAAAACATTGTTTATAGGATTCTCAAAAAAAGTGGATATATTTTCTTTCTAAACCAATTCATATTATAAAAATTGAGGGAATTTAAATCTAATCTATATCTTAGATACTGAATTACTAGTAATAAACTGATTGTGCCATCTTTTACCACATAAAATTGATGTTATAGTGGGATGTTTCCATGCTTACGATCTGGTCTTACTATTTCTTTATTTTCTAGCATAGAAAAAGCTTTTATTAATTTTCTTCGGGTATCTTTTGGCAGAATTACTTCATCTATAAAACCACGTTGAGTAGCACTATAAGGGTTGGCAAAATGGTCGGCATATTCAGCTTCTTTTTCTTTCCATTTTGCATCTGGGTTTTCTGCGGATTTAATTTCACGTTTAAAAATAATTTCGGCTGCTCCTTTGGCTCCCATCACTGCAATTTCTGCACTTGGCCATGCAAAATTCATGTCTGCTCCAATGTGTTTAGAGTTCATAACATCATACGCGCCTCCATAAGCTTTTCGGGTAATTACAGTAACTCTTGGCACGGTAGCTTCGCTAAAAGCATAAAGTAATTTTGCTCCGTGTACAATAATACCATTCCATTCTTGGTCTGTTCCGGGTAAAAAACCGGGTACATCTTCTAGTACTAAAAGCGGAATATTAAAAGCATCACAAAAACGGACAAAACGGGCTGCTTTTTTTGAACTATTGACATCTAATACTCCAGCCAAAAACTTTGGTTGATTGGCTACAATACCAATACTTCTTCCACCTAACCTAGCAAAACCAACTATAATATTTTCAGCATAATCTTTATGTATTTCATAAAAAGAGTCTTTGTCAATTATTCCTGATATTACGGTATGCATATCATATGGTTTATTGGCATCTAAAGGAACTATTGTTGATAGTTCTTCCTTAATTTCATCCTCTAATTTAAATGGCAAAAGGGTAGGAGTTTCTTTATTATTTTGAGGCAAATAACTTAAAAGTTTTTTAATGTCTTCTAAACACGCTACATCATTAGAAGACGTTTTATGTGCCACTCCAGATTTAGTAGCATGTGTACTTGCACCACCTAATTCTTCACTAGTTACTTCTTCATTAGTAACTGTTTTTACTACACTGGGACCTGTTACAAACATATAACTTGTATGTTCTACCATAATGGTAAAATCTGTCATTGCAGGTGAATATACCGCACCACCAGCACAAGGTCCCATAATTGCGGATAACTGCGGAATGATACCCGAAGATTGTACATTTTTGTAAAAAATATCTGCATAACCACCAAGGGAACGAACCCCTTCTTGAATTCTGGCTCCACCAGAATCGTTTAAACCAATTATTGGTGCTCCAACCTTTAGGGCTAAATCCATTATTTTGCAAATTTTTTCTGCATGTGTTTCTGATAAAGAACCTCCAAAAACTGTAAAATCTTGTGCAAAAACATAGGTTAATCTTCCACTAACGGTTCCGTAACCAGTAACTACGCCATCGCCATAAAAGATTTGGTTTTCCATGCCAAAATCTTTCGTTCTATGTGTAACTAAAGCGCCAATTTCTTCAAAAGAACCATCATCTAATAAATACATAACGCGTTCTCTGGCGGTTAGTTTTTTATTTTGATGTTGCTTATCAATTTTTTCTTGTCCGCCTCCTAAATAAGCGAGAGCAATTTTTTCGTTAAGGATTTTTATTTTTGATTCCATTATTGTGTTTGTTTTCTTGTAAAGACGCAAAGGCGCAAAGTTTTGCTAGTTGTGTTGTGTGTTTTTTTTCTCGCAAAGGCGCAAAGACGCAAAGGTTTGTGTTGTTGTTGTTGTTGTTGTTGTTGTTGTTGTTGTTGTTGTTGTTGTTGTTGTTGTTGTTGTTGTTGACTATTTTTGAATTACTTTTATATGAAATAATAATTTACACGTCTAATTTTTATTTTTTTGAATACTGCGACTGCGACTGCGACTTAATACTGCTACAGCCTGCTAGAAACAGGTATTCTCAATAACTTTTTATCTTCTAAATACTTTTTCACTGCAATAATTGCGGCAATTCTAGCTTCTTCTTTCTGCTGATTTTTTATAGCTTCAGGAGAATAGTGTTTTTTAACAAAATGGGTATCAAAATTTCCAGAGCGAAAAGCATTGTGCTTACATACAAAACGTCCAAAAGGTAAAGTAGTTTCAATTCCTTCTATTTGATAATTTTCAATGGCAGTAATCATTAGCTCAATGGCTTCTGCTCTTGTTTTTCCGTAGGTTATTAATTTAGATAACATGGGGTCGTAATAAATAGGAATGTCCATGCCTTGTTCAAATCCATTATCTACACGAATATTTTTGCCTTCGGGTAATTTGTATATTTCTAAATTCCCTACGCTTGGTAAAAAATCATTTAAAGGGTCTTCTGCATAGACACGCAACTCTAATGCGTGTCCGTTTATTTTTAAATTTTCTTGGGTTATAGGTAAAGCTTCACCACGAGCAACTCGAATTTGTAATTCCACTAAATCTGTATTTGTAATCAATTCTGTTACCGGATGCTCTACTTGTAAACGTGTATTCATTTCTAAAAAATAGAAATTGTGTTTTTCATCTAATAAAAACTCAACTGTACCGGCACCTAAATAATCGCAAGATTTTGCTACTTTAATTGCAGCTTCTCCCATTATTGCTCTTAACTCTGGGGTTAAAACAGTAGAAGGAGCTTCTTCAATTACTTTTTGATGACGACGTTGAATACTGCATTCACGTTCAAAAAGGTGTACAACATTGCCGTGTGCATCTGCCATAATCTGAATTTCAATATGTCTTGGTGAGGTTACATATTTTTCTATAAATACAGACCCGTCTCCAAAAGCAGAAGTAGCTTCGCTAATAGCTCTATGCATCTGCGATTCAAATTCGGCATCATTTTCTACAACACGCATTCCTTTTCCTCCGCCACCGGCGGATGCTTTAATTAAAATAGGAAATCCTATTTCTGTGGCTATTTTTTTAGCTTTTGGAATGTCTGTAATGGCTTCTTCCGTACCAGGAACCATAGGGATATTATATGCTTTTACGGCTTCTTTTGCAGCCAATTTGCTTCCCATTATTTTTATAGCCTTAGATTTGGGACCAATAAATATGATGTTGTTTTTTTCGCAAGCTTCTGCAAAGTTGGCATTTTCAGATAAAAAGCCATAACCAGGATGAATGGCATCTACATTTAAATCTTTAGCAACTTCAATAATTTTATTGCCTAATAAATAAGATTTATTGGAAGGAGCTTCACCAATTAAAACAGCTTCATCTGCAAAACGAACATGAGGTGCATTTCTATCTGCAGTAGAGTACACAGCAACTGTTTTTAGGCCCATTTTTTTTGCAGTTCGCATGATACGAATGGCAATTTCTCCTCTGTTGGCTATTAAAAGTTTTTTCATATAATATTTAGTGGTTTTATGAAATATGGTAATCATAGAAAGGTTGATACCTACAAGGTTTTGAAAACCTTGCAGGATAAAAAAAATCTTATTTATTCAAATTCAACTAATAATTGATTCTTGTCAACCGCCTCTCCTTTAATAACTGAAATAGATTTTATAATTCCGGCTCTTGGCGATGTTAATGCATTTTCCATTTTCATGGCTTCTAAAATTAAAAGGGTATCATCTTCTTTTACTTCCATACCAACTGAAACGGTAATGTCTAGTATTAACCCTGGCATGGGTGCTTTAATTTCGTTGATTTCTTTTGTAAAACCAATTTCGAACCCCATTTCTTTAATGAGGGTATCTAGTTCGTTCTGTATGTTAATATTATAAACTGTATTATTTACTTTTACAGAATATGATTTCTCTTGAAAATTGGCTTTTGTAATTTCAGTTTTGTAAGAAACATTATTATTTAGTACATGAAATTCGGAATCTGAAACCTTTAAGACATCTAGATTTAAAACCGCTTTTTGGTCAATCTTAAAATCGAAGGTGTTGTTTACTGCTACTTGATAGGTGTTTTTCACTTTTTCAGAATTTGATTATTGTAAATATATGTTTTTTAAAGTTTTCTTTTTAAGTGGTTTATGTAAAACTTGGTGAAATGATATTGTTTTATGATAAAAAATACTGATTTTTTATTGATGCGTACTATTTTTAAGAACTAGTTTTTAAAGTGTTTTTTAGTATTGATGAAAATTTAAAAACAAGAAAATCAAAATTAAATATAGAGGTTATTTTTTGTTTTGCGTTAGGGATAGAAGCGGCATCCTTTTTTATTTTTTGTAAAAAAGATATAGCGAATAGCCCGACCCTTTTGGGGAACGCCCTAAATATGATGTTGAAATAAAAAAAGGAATCGTTTTATATTACTACCATTGATTTATAGGGTGTTTGATGATTTATAGGGTGTTTGAAAAAATAAATTTATTTTCAACTTAAATTTATTTTAGAATTTTAGGAAGGTTAAGCTGTGTTCAATTAAGATACTCAAACAAGTTCTGTAAGACAATGTTTATTACTTTTTAGACTGCAACTTTTGTTTGTTGTAACTTTGCAAGTATGTCAGACTTCAACTTAATGGCATGTAAATTGAGCAATAAATTTCTCTACATTTTAAAATAAATTATGCAACATTATAAAGAATCTAAAAAAGATAAAACAAAACCAAAAGTAACCTTAAAACAAGCTTTTATAACCATTATTTGGCCAAGAAGAAATTTGGTGTTTTTAGGATTAATTTTAATAATTATTAGAAGTTTATCTGGCTTTATACTGCCAATGCAGAGTAAGGTTTTAATGGATGAGGTGATACCTAATAAGGATTATAGCCAGTTATACAATTTAATATTTATTGTTATTGGAGCCATTTTTGTGCAAGCAGTAACTTCTTTTTTATTGACAAAAGTATTGAGTATTCAGGCGCAATATTTAATATCAGAATTAAGAACACAGGTGCAAAAGAAGGTTTTGTCTTTACCAATCAGTTTTTTCGACAATACAAAATCTGGCGCATTGGTTTCTAGAATTATGAACGATGTAGAAGGTGTAAGAAATTTAATAGGTACTGGTTTGGTACAGTTAATTGGAGGTTCGTTTACGGCAATTTTAACGTTGGTTATTTTGTTGAAAATGAATGTTTGGATGACCATTTTTACATTTGTGCCGTTATCTATTTTTGGAATAATCGCCTTAAAATCATTTAAATATATTCGTCCGATTTTTAGAGCACGAGGAAAAATTAATGCAGAAGTAACAGGACGTTTAACAGAAACTTTAGGCGGAATTAGAGTAATAAAAGCCTTTAATGCAGAAGAACAAGAAAGCAAAATTTTTGAAGAAGGTGTTGATAATATATATCAGAATGTTAAAAAAAGTATGACTGCAACTGCTATTATGACTAGTTCGTCTACCTTTTTAATTGGTTTGGCAACTACCGGAGTGATGGGAATTGGCGGTTATTATATGATACAAGGCAGCATGACTTTTGGAGATTTTATTCAGTTTACATTCTTGTTAGCATTTATGGTGGCGCCAATTGTACAAATGAGCAATATTGGTAGCCAGTTAACCGAAGCTTTGGCAGGTTTAGATAGAACCGAAGAATTAATGAACATGGCTGCAGAGGAAGATGATGAAAATAGAAAGGTTGTTTTAGAAGACTTAAAAGGAGAAATTAATTTTGATAATGTTTCTTTTTCTTATGAAGAAGGAAAGAAGGTGATTAAAAACATTAATTTTAATGTGCCTGCGGGTTCTGTAACGGCTTTGGTTGGTAGTTCTGGTTCTGGGAAATCTACTATTGCTGGTTTATCTGCAACATTTTTAAATCCGGAATCGGGTACCATTACGATTGATAATAAAGATATGTCTAAAATAAAGCTATCTAGTTATCGTAAATATTTAGGTGTTGTTTTACAAGATGAGTTTTTATTTGAAGGAACAATTAGAGCAAATATTCTGTTTCCAAGACCAGATGCTACAGAAGACGAATTACAAAATGCTGTAAATGCAGCCTATGTAAATGAGTTTACAGATCGTTTTGATGATGGTTTAGATACTTTAATTGGAGAAAGAGGTGTAAAACTTTCTGGAGGTCAGCGTCAGCGTTTGGCAATTGCAAGAGCTATTTTAGCAGATCCAAAAATTATTATTTTAGATGAAGCAACTTCTAGTTTAGATACCGAAAGCGAGTCTTTAATTCAGAAAAGTTTGTCTGAATTGGTAAAAGACAGAACAACAATTGTTATTGCGCACAGGTTGAGCACTATTAAACAAGCAGATCAGATTTTAGTAGTAGAAGCGGGAAGTATTGCAGAAAGAGGTACGCATGATGAGTTGATTGCTGCAAAAGGCAGATATTATGATTTGTATACGTATCAATCTAAAATATAAGATAGAAATTAGTGGATAACAATCTTACTGTCTGTTCGAGCGCAGCGCAGTCGAGAACTAATTGATTTTCAAAATAGGTTTCGACTGCGCTCAACCTGACATTTTTCTTAAATTTAAGAGACTATAATTTATGCAAATATGGTCTAACTTCTAATTTAACATTTAAATTCCACTTCTTTTGTAAAGAAATACAATAAAACCGACTCTTAAAGTATCGAATTTAAATATATCATCGAATTATGAAAAAAGTACTTTTATTGTTAGTTGTAGTTATTGCTATTTCTTGTAAGAATGAAGCTAAAAAGGAGGTTAAGGAATTAGTACAAAAAGTTGAAGTTAAAAAAGAAAGTTTTCCGGAAGAATTAGGGAAAGTTTTTGAAGCTCACGGCGGAATTGACACTTGGAGAAATACTGAGGTTTTATCCTTTAAAAAAGGAGATGAAGTACATACAATAGATTTACAATCTCGTGTAAATGTAATTAATGCGCCTAATTATTCTGTAGGTTTCGACGGAGAAAATGTTTGGTTAGACGAAGCAGAAGAAGGAACTTTTAAAGGTAACCCTGCTTTTTATCATAACCTGTTCTTTTATTTCTATGCAATGCCTTTTGTATTAGCGGATGAAGGTATTACGTATGAAAAAATTGCACCTTTAACTTTTGATGGTGTAGATTATCCTGGTTATAAAATGTCTTTTAAATCTAATATTGGTAGTTCTCCTGATGATAATTACAAGTTGTATTTTAATGCAGAAACTTATAAAATGGAATGGTTAGCATACACGGCTACATTTATGTCTAAAAAACCAAGTGATAAGTTTAATATCATTAAATATGGTAAATGGAATAATGTAAACGGATTGATTTTACCATCAGAAATTACTTGGTTTAAAGTTGATGAAAACGGTGTGCCAACAGAACCAGCAAGTCCTGCAGCAGTATTTACAGATGCAGCAATCAGTAAAAATACTTTAAAAGATTCATTTTTTGAAAAGCCAGTAAAATAAATTATAGTATATAAAAAAGTAAGCGTCGTTTTTTACAAAACGACGACTTACCAAGTAAACTAATAAAACCAAGTATTAGTATAAATATTAGAAGTTAGCTTTCTAATAAATTGTTATTTGGTATAAGGTTGGTGATTATAACTCAGCACCCTTTTTAATTTCCAAATCTTATTTTCTAAAATCCAAAGGTGTGTAAAATCTGCAATTCCAACAGTTTTTAATACACCTTTTTGTTTTTGTTGAAACGTGTGTTTTCCTTTTTGAATAGCGCCATAAATAATGCCATTATTGTTTAATTGATGTACTTCTAAAGAATTATCAACTAATTGTCTGGTGTTATTTCCTGGGTTAGTACATAGGTTCTTTTTAATAGCATCAATAAATTGTTCCTTATTTTGGATACCTCCAACATCATGATAGAATTCAAAATTATCAGCAATAATTGGGGTTAGTTTTTCAATTTCACAATTATTAAACGCTCTTTCAAATAAAATACTGTCTTTATCTTTTAATGTTTTAAACAAGTTTGAATTTGTATCAACTTGTGCATTTAAAACAAAGTTGTAAAACAACATCGCTAAAAACAGTACTACTTTTATTAAAATAGATTTTCTAAAAGGTTCTAAAAAAGAGTCCATAGTTTGGTTGCTTACTTAATTAAAGTTAATTATTTTTTTGAAATACTTCCGCCCGAAGTTGTTTTTTTATCAACTGTTTTTGGGTTTCCTTTAAAATCAATATCTCCACCACTAGTTGCTCTAGCTTCTAGTTTTTTTGATGCAAAAATATTAATATTAGCTCCACTAGTTACTTTAGCTATGGTGTTTTCACTTTCTAATTCATAAGCATCTATAGAACTTCCGCTTGTTGCGTTAGAAGCATGATTTATTGTAATTCCGGAAATATTAATATCAGACCCACTGGTAGAATTTGTTTCTACACTTGTTGCGTTTACCTTAATATTTATATCTGCTCCGCTTGTAGCTGAGATAGAAATTTCATCGGTATCTATAACTTCTTTTCCATATACATCACTTCCACTTGTGGCTATTAAAAGAGTTAAATCTTTAATGGTAACATGTACTTTTTTGGCTTCTGCTCTCCAAATTCCTTTATCAGCATATATTTTTAATATACCATCTTCAACTTCCGTAATAATAATATCGTGTAAATTTTCATCAGCTTCTACAATCACTTTATTATTAGAACCTTGGG
Protein-coding regions in this window:
- a CDS encoding GreA/GreB family elongation factor yields the protein MKYGQLIIEENEFLILEKLLNLNKVVESKTVKSHILKLQEELRNVTKVVTKKEMPLDVVRLNSLVTVCSLDGLWEKTFELVVPSKGNILENKISLLLPMGTAVLGYAKDDLILWDFPGGLKELKVLEVMQPESITK
- a CDS encoding acyl-CoA carboxylase subunit beta — translated: MESKIKILNEKIALAYLGGGQEKIDKQHQNKKLTARERVMYLLDDGSFEEIGALVTHRTKDFGMENQIFYGDGVVTGYGTVSGRLTYVFAQDFTVFGGSLSETHAEKICKIMDLALKVGAPIIGLNDSGGARIQEGVRSLGGYADIFYKNVQSSGIIPQLSAIMGPCAGGAVYSPAMTDFTIMVEHTSYMFVTGPSVVKTVTNEEVTSEELGGASTHATKSGVAHKTSSNDVACLEDIKKLLSYLPQNNKETPTLLPFKLEDEIKEELSTIVPLDANKPYDMHTVISGIIDKDSFYEIHKDYAENIIVGFARLGGRSIGIVANQPKFLAGVLDVNSSKKAARFVRFCDAFNIPLLVLEDVPGFLPGTDQEWNGIIVHGAKLLYAFSEATVPRVTVITRKAYGGAYDVMNSKHIGADMNFAWPSAEIAVMGAKGAAEIIFKREIKSAENPDAKWKEKEAEYADHFANPYSATQRGFIDEVILPKDTRRKLIKAFSMLENKEIVRPDRKHGNIPL
- the accC gene encoding acetyl-CoA carboxylase biotin carboxylase subunit; translated protein: MKKLLIANRGEIAIRIMRTAKKMGLKTVAVYSTADRNAPHVRFADEAVLIGEAPSNKSYLLGNKIIEVAKDLNVDAIHPGYGFLSENANFAEACEKNNIIFIGPKSKAIKIMGSKLAAKEAVKAYNIPMVPGTEEAITDIPKAKKIATEIGFPILIKASAGGGGKGMRVVENDAEFESQMHRAISEATSAFGDGSVFIEKYVTSPRHIEIQIMADAHGNVVHLFERECSIQRRHQKVIEEAPSTVLTPELRAIMGEAAIKVAKSCDYLGAGTVEFLLDEKHNFYFLEMNTRLQVEHPVTELITNTDLVELQIRVARGEALPITQENLKINGHALELRVYAEDPLNDFLPSVGNLEIYKLPEGKNIRVDNGFEQGMDIPIYYDPMLSKLITYGKTRAEAIELMITAIENYQIEGIETTLPFGRFVCKHNAFRSGNFDTHFVKKHYSPEAIKNQQKEEARIAAIIAVKKYLEDKKLLRIPVSSRL
- a CDS encoding acetyl-CoA carboxylase biotin carboxyl carrier protein subunit is translated as MKNTYQVAVNNTFDFKIDQKAVLNLDVLKVSDSEFHVLNNNVSYKTEITKANFQEKSYSVKVNNTVYNINIQNELDTLIKEMGFEIGFTKEINEIKAPMPGLILDITVSVGMEVKEDDTLLILEAMKMENALTSPRAGIIKSISVIKGEAVDKNQLLVEFE
- a CDS encoding ABC transporter ATP-binding protein, which produces MQHYKESKKDKTKPKVTLKQAFITIIWPRRNLVFLGLILIIIRSLSGFILPMQSKVLMDEVIPNKDYSQLYNLIFIVIGAIFVQAVTSFLLTKVLSIQAQYLISELRTQVQKKVLSLPISFFDNTKSGALVSRIMNDVEGVRNLIGTGLVQLIGGSFTAILTLVILLKMNVWMTIFTFVPLSIFGIIALKSFKYIRPIFRARGKINAEVTGRLTETLGGIRVIKAFNAEEQESKIFEEGVDNIYQNVKKSMTATAIMTSSSTFLIGLATTGVMGIGGYYMIQGSMTFGDFIQFTFLLAFMVAPIVQMSNIGSQLTEALAGLDRTEELMNMAAEEDDENRKVVLEDLKGEINFDNVSFSYEEGKKVIKNINFNVPAGSVTALVGSSGSGKSTIAGLSATFLNPESGTITIDNKDMSKIKLSSYRKYLGVVLQDEFLFEGTIRANILFPRPDATEDELQNAVNAAYVNEFTDRFDDGLDTLIGERGVKLSGGQRQRLAIARAILADPKIIILDEATSSLDTESESLIQKSLSELVKDRTTIVIAHRLSTIKQADQILVVEAGSIAERGTHDELIAAKGRYYDLYTYQSKI
- a CDS encoding DUF6503 family protein gives rise to the protein MKKVLLLLVVVIAISCKNEAKKEVKELVQKVEVKKESFPEELGKVFEAHGGIDTWRNTEVLSFKKGDEVHTIDLQSRVNVINAPNYSVGFDGENVWLDEAEEGTFKGNPAFYHNLFFYFYAMPFVLADEGITYEKIAPLTFDGVDYPGYKMSFKSNIGSSPDDNYKLYFNAETYKMEWLAYTATFMSKKPSDKFNIIKYGKWNNVNGLILPSEITWFKVDENGVPTEPASPAAVFTDAAISKNTLKDSFFEKPVK
- a CDS encoding nuclear transport factor 2 family protein: MDSFLEPFRKSILIKVVLFLAMLFYNFVLNAQVDTNSNLFKTLKDKDSILFERAFNNCEIEKLTPIIADNFEFYHDVGGIQNKEQFIDAIKKNLCTNPGNNTRQLVDNSLEVHQLNNNGIIYGAIQKGKHTFQQKQKGVLKTVGIADFTHLWILENKIWKLKRVLSYNHQPYTK
- a CDS encoding head GIN domain-containing protein, which gives rise to MKNSVSKIIAILFIATLFTSCNVDMINRINGNKNVITKTRKIADQFTGIKVSTGLDVYITQGSNNKVIVEADENLHDIIITEVEDGILKIYADKGIWRAEAKKVHVTIKDLTLLIATSGSDVYGKEVIDTDEISISATSGADINIKVNATSVETNSTSGSDINISGITINHASNATSGSSIDAYELESENTIAKVTSGANINIFASKKLEARATSGGDIDFKGNPKTVDKKTTSGGSISKK